The Enterococcus rotai genome includes a window with the following:
- a CDS encoding PadR family transcriptional regulator codes for MEDTLTDSTYLILLALLKPQHGYAIMKEVNVLTNGQVDIGPASMYTILKKLQKNEFITLEDSNERKKTYLITEKGYDILQKDIERRKLLYQAGNRLLAEKREI; via the coding sequence ATGGAAGATACACTGACGGACTCTACTTATCTAATTCTGTTAGCGTTACTAAAACCGCAACATGGTTATGCTATCATGAAAGAAGTGAATGTTTTAACAAATGGGCAGGTAGATATTGGTCCGGCAAGTATGTATACCATATTAAAAAAGCTACAAAAAAATGAGTTTATTACTCTGGAAGATAGTAATGAACGAAAAAAAACGTATTTGATTACAGAGAAAGGATACGATATCTTGCAGAAGGATATTGAGCGCCGTAAACTTCTTTATCAAGCTGGAAATCGTCTGTTAGCTGAAAAAAGGGAGATATGA
- the uvrC gene encoding excinuclease ABC subunit UvrC produces the protein MNERIKNKLALLPDQPGCYLMKDKNGTIIYVGKAKVLKNRVRSYFTGSHDTKTERLVSEIEDFEYIVTESNIEALLLEINLIHKNDPKYNIMLKDDKSYPFIKITNEDYPRLLITRKVSKDKALYFGPYPDVGAANETKRLLDRLFPLRKCRVLPKEVCLYYHMGQCLAPCVFDIPKTTYTKMVAEIKSFLNGGHPVIQEEIQRKMNEAAENMEFEKAAEYRDQIKAIETVMTRQKMTNADLVDRDVFGFAVDKGWMCVQVFFIRQGKLIERDVSIFPFYNEEEEDFLTFVGQFYQENEHFIPKEVLIPDNIDIASVEAMLSTKVIQPQRGEKKKLVKLAGKNATVALQEKFDLIVRKQERTIGAVEKLGNAMNIPAPIRIEAFDNSNIMGTDPVSAMVVFVDGRPDKKEYRKYKIKTVKGPDDYASMREVIYRRYARVLKENLPFPDLIVIDGGKGQVDAAKEVLDNQLGLDIPIAGLAKNDKHKTSELLFGPNLEIVPLERNSQEFFLLQRIQDEVHRFAITFHRQLRSKNSFASRLDNIEGLGPKRKKELLKQFKSLKNITAATVEELNASGLPKNVAKNVYDHLHQEKINSEENNQ, from the coding sequence ATGAACGAAAGAATCAAAAATAAATTAGCCTTACTTCCTGACCAACCAGGTTGTTACTTGATGAAAGATAAAAACGGGACGATCATTTACGTTGGGAAAGCCAAAGTGTTAAAAAATCGAGTACGCTCTTATTTTACTGGTAGCCATGATACAAAGACGGAACGGCTCGTTAGTGAAATTGAAGATTTTGAATATATTGTAACAGAATCAAATATTGAAGCGCTGCTTCTGGAAATCAATTTGATTCACAAAAATGATCCTAAATATAACATAATGCTGAAAGATGATAAGAGTTATCCTTTTATCAAAATTACTAATGAAGACTATCCACGATTATTGATTACTAGGAAAGTTTCGAAAGATAAAGCATTATATTTTGGTCCGTATCCAGATGTAGGTGCAGCGAATGAAACAAAACGTTTGTTGGATCGACTTTTCCCTTTAAGAAAATGCCGGGTTTTACCAAAGGAAGTTTGTTTGTATTATCACATGGGGCAATGTTTAGCGCCTTGTGTCTTTGATATTCCTAAAACAACGTACACAAAAATGGTTGCGGAAATCAAAAGTTTTTTAAACGGCGGACACCCAGTCATTCAAGAAGAAATTCAAAGAAAGATGAATGAAGCGGCAGAAAATATGGAGTTTGAAAAAGCAGCGGAATATCGCGATCAAATCAAAGCGATTGAGACGGTAATGACACGCCAAAAAATGACGAATGCTGATTTAGTTGATCGAGACGTTTTTGGATTTGCTGTTGATAAAGGTTGGATGTGTGTGCAAGTATTCTTTATTCGCCAAGGAAAATTGATTGAGCGAGATGTCTCTATTTTTCCTTTTTATAATGAAGAAGAAGAGGATTTTCTAACATTCGTCGGGCAATTCTATCAAGAAAATGAACATTTTATTCCAAAAGAAGTCTTGATTCCAGATAATATTGATATTGCTAGTGTTGAAGCTATGTTATCGACTAAGGTCATCCAACCACAAAGAGGCGAGAAAAAGAAATTAGTCAAATTAGCTGGAAAGAATGCGACAGTTGCTTTGCAAGAAAAATTTGATCTTATTGTACGTAAACAAGAACGTACGATCGGAGCAGTTGAAAAATTAGGAAATGCCATGAACATTCCAGCACCTATCAGAATCGAAGCGTTTGATAACTCGAATATCATGGGAACTGACCCAGTTTCAGCAATGGTTGTGTTTGTTGATGGACGTCCTGATAAAAAAGAATATCGTAAATACAAAATCAAAACAGTCAAAGGACCAGATGATTATGCATCGATGCGTGAAGTCATCTATCGCCGTTACGCAAGAGTTTTAAAAGAGAATCTGCCGTTCCCTGATTTGATTGTGATCGATGGTGGAAAAGGGCAAGTAGATGCAGCAAAAGAAGTATTGGATAATCAATTAGGCCTAGATATTCCGATAGCGGGGTTGGCAAAAAATGATAAACACAAAACAAGTGAATTATTATTTGGTCCAAATTTAGAGATCGTTCCTTTAGAAAGAAACTCTCAGGAATTCTTTTTGCTGCAGCGTATTCAAGATGAAGTTCATCGATTTGCGATTACATTTCACCGACAATTACGTAGTAAAAACAGCTTTGCTTCTCGTTTAGATAATATTGAAGGATTGGGGCCAAAGCGAAAAAAAGAACTGTTAAAACAATTTAAGTCATTAAAAAATATTACAGCGGCTACTGTTGAGGAATTAAATGCTTCTGGTTTACCAAAAAATGTCGCTAAAAATGTGTATGATCATTTGCATCAAGAAAAAATAAATTCAGAAGAAAATAATCAATAA
- the trxA gene encoding thioredoxin, with amino-acid sequence MTQVITDKDFSTETDNGLVLIDFWATWCGPCRMQSPILEQLSEEYDESEVKITKMDVDENPETPASFGIMSIPTLLLKKDGEVVEKAVGVHSKEQLRALIDKHL; translated from the coding sequence ATGACACAAGTAATTACAGATAAAGATTTTTCAACAGAAACTGATAACGGTCTTGTTTTGATCGATTTTTGGGCTACTTGGTGTGGACCATGTCGTATGCAATCACCGATTTTAGAACAATTAAGTGAAGAATATGATGAAAGTGAAGTAAAAATTACGAAAATGGATGTAGATGAAAATCCAGAAACGCCGGCTTCATTTGGAATCATGAGTATTCCAACTTTACTTTTGAAAAAAGATGGAGAAGTTGTGGAAAAAGCAGTAGGTGTTCATTCAAAAGAACAGTTACGTGCATTGATCGACAAACATCTGTAA